The Geobacter sp. AOG2 genome includes a window with the following:
- a CDS encoding NAD(P)H-quinone oxidoreductase has protein sequence MKAVLMEGFGGVEVLKVGEVERPVPGDGQVLVKVHATSINRPDLVQREGKYPPPPGDSEILGLEVAGVIEELGPGVTGWQVGQRVVSLVGGGGYAEYAVAYACHLMPIPESMSFEEAACICESYITAFLNVFMIGEFQDKQAAILHGGGGGVNTAAIQLCRALTPASKLIVTASPEKMERVKQVGADFLINFRETPDFTEVVKEYTNKKGVDLILDHVGAKYLAPNMNSLAYKGRLVIIGVVSGIKAELNLALMMVKRQQIIGSVLRSRPVSEKGEIVAEFTRRALPKFADRTIVPIIEKVFTIDQVADAHRMMEEDKHFGKIVLKIQ, from the coding sequence ATGAAAGCTGTTTTGATGGAGGGGTTCGGCGGCGTGGAGGTGCTCAAGGTGGGCGAGGTGGAGCGTCCCGTGCCCGGCGACGGGCAGGTGCTGGTCAAGGTGCACGCCACCAGCATCAACCGTCCCGACCTGGTGCAGCGCGAGGGGAAATATCCGCCTCCGCCGGGGGATTCGGAGATCCTGGGCCTGGAAGTGGCCGGCGTCATCGAGGAGTTGGGGCCGGGCGTCACCGGCTGGCAGGTGGGGCAGCGGGTCGTGTCCCTGGTGGGGGGGGGCGGATATGCGGAGTATGCCGTGGCCTACGCCTGCCACCTGATGCCCATCCCGGAGTCCATGTCCTTCGAGGAGGCGGCCTGCATCTGCGAGTCCTATATCACCGCGTTTCTGAACGTCTTCATGATCGGCGAGTTCCAGGACAAACAGGCCGCCATCCTGCACGGGGGCGGCGGCGGCGTCAACACGGCGGCGATCCAGCTGTGCCGCGCCCTGACCCCGGCCAGCAAGCTGATCGTGACCGCGTCGCCGGAGAAGATGGAGCGGGTCAAACAGGTGGGTGCGGATTTCCTGATCAATTTCCGGGAGACCCCGGATTTTACCGAGGTGGTGAAGGAGTACACGAACAAGAAGGGCGTGGACCTGATCCTGGACCACGTGGGGGCCAAGTATCTGGCGCCCAACATGAACTCCCTGGCCTACAAGGGGCGGTTGGTGATCATCGGCGTGGTCAGCGGCATCAAGGCCGAACTCAACCTGGCCCTGATGATGGTGAAGCGGCAGCAGATCATCGGCTCCGTGCTCCGCTCCCGGCCGGTTTCGGAAAAGGGGGAGATCGTGGCCGAGTTCACCCGGCGCGCCCTGCCCAAGTTCGCCGACCGCACCATCGTGCCGATCATCGAAAAGGTCTTCACCATCGACCAGGTGGCGGATGCCCACCGCATGATGGAAGAGGACAAGCACTTCGGCAAGATCGTCCTGAAGATACAGTAG
- a CDS encoding nitroreductase family protein, with protein MIKGSDKRQADHPIDAVFLNRWSPRAMSGAEIPAEELKVLFEAARWAPSSNNNQPWRILYARRGGEYWPLFFDLLVETNKTWCVNAAALLVMISKTTFDHNGKPSRTHSYDTGAAWENLALQGSLRGYVVHGMQGFDYDRARTSLNIPDEYQVEAMAAIGLPGRVEELPEALQARETPNDRRTLEQTVCEGPFCL; from the coding sequence ATGATCAAGGGCAGCGACAAACGACAGGCGGATCACCCCATCGACGCCGTCTTCCTGAACCGCTGGTCCCCCCGCGCCATGTCGGGGGCGGAAATTCCGGCGGAGGAATTGAAGGTCCTGTTCGAGGCGGCCCGCTGGGCCCCTTCTTCTAACAACAACCAGCCGTGGCGCATTCTCTACGCCCGTCGTGGCGGCGAGTACTGGCCGCTCTTCTTCGACCTTCTGGTGGAGACCAACAAGACGTGGTGCGTCAATGCCGCGGCGCTTTTGGTGATGATCTCCAAGACCACCTTCGACCACAACGGCAAGCCGTCCCGCACCCATTCCTACGACACCGGCGCCGCCTGGGAGAACCTGGCCCTGCAAGGCAGCCTGCGGGGGTATGTGGTCCACGGCATGCAGGGGTTCGACTACGACCGGGCCCGGACCAGCCTGAACATCCCCGATGAATACCAGGTGGAAGCCATGGCGGCCATCGGCCTGCCCGGCAGGGTGGAGGAGTTGCCCGAGGCGTTGCAGGCGCGGGAGACGCCCAACGACCGGCGCACGCTGGAGCAGACCGTGTGCGAAGGGCCGTTCTGCCTGTGA
- a CDS encoding RNA polymerase sigma factor RpoD/SigA, with translation MQRDHLLNSDTGFIEKEPPADIALALDDVDEPLEFPDDEEVAEAEVADEKLPIEELESFDDAIKIYLRDIQRTPLLTADSEKELARRVEKGEKAARDKMIESNLRLVVKIAKRYINRGLPFLDLIEEGNLGLIKAVERFSLAKECRFSTYATWWIRQAIERSLVNQSRTIRLPVHVSDDINRMLKVTRSLSQSLQREPSTQEVADAMKAKVAYTRRLMTLLRRTCSMETPIGEGNDFFLIDTIEDSSAVSPSDLLENVNRFEMISRLFADLTESEQKILTLRFGLDDKEPQTLDTIGQSFGVTRERIRQIEAKCLEKLRKLSESEPMRRPEAE, from the coding sequence ATGCAACGTGACCATCTTCTGAATAGCGACACCGGCTTCATCGAAAAAGAGCCGCCGGCCGATATCGCCCTGGCCTTGGACGACGTGGACGAACCTCTGGAGTTTCCCGATGACGAGGAGGTCGCGGAAGCGGAGGTTGCCGACGAGAAGCTCCCCATCGAAGAACTGGAAAGCTTCGACGACGCCATCAAGATCTACCTGCGGGACATCCAGCGCACGCCCCTGTTGACCGCCGACTCGGAGAAGGAGCTGGCCCGCAGGGTGGAAAAAGGGGAGAAGGCCGCCCGGGACAAGATGATCGAGTCCAACCTGCGGCTGGTGGTGAAGATCGCCAAGCGCTATATCAACCGCGGCCTTCCCTTCCTGGACCTGATCGAGGAGGGGAACCTGGGGCTGATCAAGGCGGTGGAGCGCTTCAGCCTTGCCAAGGAATGCCGCTTCTCCACCTATGCCACCTGGTGGATCCGCCAGGCCATCGAACGCTCCCTGGTCAACCAGTCCCGGACCATCCGCCTGCCGGTGCACGTCTCCGACGACATCAACCGCATGCTCAAGGTCACCCGCTCCCTCTCCCAGAGCCTGCAACGCGAACCGTCCACCCAGGAGGTGGCCGACGCCATGAAGGCCAAGGTGGCCTACACCCGGCGGCTCATGACCCTGCTGCGGCGCACCTGTTCCATGGAGACCCCCATCGGCGAGGGAAACGATTTTTTCCTCATCGACACCATCGAGGACAGTTCGGCGGTATCGCCGTCCGACCTGCTGGAGAACGTCAACCGCTTCGAAATGATCTCCCGCCTGTTCGCCGACCTTACCGAGAGCGAGCAGAAGATACTGACCCTGCGCTTCGGCCTGGACGACAAGGAACCCCAGACCCTGGACACCATCGGCCAGAGCTTCGGCGTAACGAGGGAGCGTATCCGCCAGATCGAGGCCAAGTGCCTTGAAAAACTGCGTAAACTTTCGGAGTCGGAGCCCATGCGCCGCCCGGAAGCAGAATAG
- a CDS encoding YkgJ family cysteine cluster protein, translating into MEDLLNNYRQLVARIDALCHGIMEALGEQITCSEGCSDCCTSITLFPVEAAALAAALDALPEQEAEKIRRHVAEHAEGERCPLLRDHRCLLYAARPIICRTHGLPIIYGTGQERRIDYCPLNLTDSESLPGSAIIDLDNLNSLLVAVNALFLSKSEAPDTPERITIAEALLRRTPPR; encoded by the coding sequence ATGGAAGACCTCCTGAACAACTACCGCCAACTGGTGGCGCGCATCGACGCCCTTTGCCACGGCATCATGGAGGCGTTGGGGGAACAGATCACCTGTTCCGAGGGGTGCAGCGACTGCTGTACGTCCATCACGCTTTTCCCGGTGGAGGCGGCGGCGCTGGCGGCCGCCCTGGATGCGCTGCCCGAACAGGAGGCGGAGAAGATCCGCCGCCACGTGGCGGAACACGCGGAGGGTGAGCGCTGCCCGCTGCTCCGTGACCACCGCTGCCTGCTGTACGCCGCCCGTCCGATCATCTGCCGCACCCACGGCCTCCCCATCATCTACGGCACGGGGCAGGAGCGGCGCATCGACTATTGTCCCCTCAACCTGACCGACAGCGAATCGCTCCCCGGCTCCGCGATCATCGACCTGGACAATCTCAACTCGCTGCTGGTGGCGGTCAACGCCCTCTTTCTGTCCAAGTCGGAAGCCCCGGACACGCCCGAGAGGATCACCATTGCCGAGGCGTTGCTGAGGCGCACTCCTCCCCGCTGA
- a CDS encoding protein-L-isoaspartate(D-aspartate) O-methyltransferase, with amino-acid sequence MNYEISRKRMVQDQIAARGVSDRRVIDAMLKIPRHIFVQEAFAAQAYSDTALPIGEKQTISQPYMVALMTELLGLTGTEKVLEIGTGSGYQTAILATLADRVCTAERIRPLAMRARKCLDSIGLFNVKLRINDSDDSPVGWEEEAPFDAIMVTAGAPDVPQVLTDQLAVGGRLVIPVGNESEQRLLRIVKDADGTLLTEASVGCRFVPLIGRQGWQIERT; translated from the coding sequence ATGAACTACGAAATTTCCAGAAAACGGATGGTGCAGGATCAGATCGCGGCGCGCGGCGTCAGCGACCGTCGGGTCATCGACGCCATGCTCAAGATTCCGCGCCACATCTTCGTCCAGGAAGCCTTCGCCGCCCAGGCCTACAGCGACACCGCCCTGCCCATCGGAGAAAAGCAGACCATCTCCCAGCCCTACATGGTGGCCCTGATGACCGAACTTCTGGGCCTGACCGGCACGGAAAAGGTGCTGGAGATCGGGACCGGCTCCGGATACCAGACCGCCATCCTGGCGACCCTGGCCGACCGGGTCTGCACCGCCGAACGGATCCGCCCCCTGGCGATGCGGGCGCGGAAATGCCTCGACTCCATCGGCCTTTTCAACGTAAAATTGCGGATCAATGACAGCGACGACAGCCCTGTCGGCTGGGAGGAGGAAGCCCCCTTCGACGCCATCATGGTGACGGCCGGGGCGCCCGACGTGCCGCAGGTGCTGACCGACCAGCTCGCCGTGGGCGGCAGGCTGGTGATCCCGGTGGGGAACGAGAGCGAACAACGCCTGCTCAGGATCGTGAAGGACGCGGACGGGACCCTGCTGACCGAAGCATCGGTAGGCTGCCGTTTCGTCCCCCTGATCGGGCGGCAGGGATGGCAGATAGAGCGCACGTAG
- a CDS encoding adenine phosphoribosyltransferase: protein MNDLKSIIRDIPDFPKKGIVFKDITTLLQDAQSYSRMVDLLSHHYIGKHVDKVVGVEARGFIVGSALAYKLGAGIVLVRKPGKLPSETFSKTYDLEYGTDTLEIHKDAIKPGERILIADDLLATGGTMAAVVDLVQSMGGEIVDCCFMAELEFLEGRKRLPEGKVFSLLKF, encoded by the coding sequence ATGAACGACCTGAAGAGCATCATCCGCGACATCCCGGACTTTCCCAAGAAGGGGATCGTGTTCAAGGACATCACCACCCTTCTGCAGGACGCCCAATCCTATAGCCGCATGGTAGACCTGCTGTCCCACCACTACATCGGCAAACACGTGGACAAGGTGGTCGGCGTGGAGGCCCGCGGTTTCATCGTCGGTTCGGCCCTGGCCTACAAACTGGGGGCCGGCATCGTGCTGGTGCGCAAACCGGGCAAGCTGCCCTCGGAGACCTTCAGCAAGACCTATGACCTGGAATACGGCACCGACACCCTGGAGATCCACAAGGACGCCATCAAGCCGGGCGAGCGCATCCTGATCGCCGACGACCTGCTGGCCACCGGCGGCACCATGGCCGCGGTGGTGGATCTGGTGCAGAGCATGGGCGGGGAGATCGTGGATTGCTGTTTCATGGCCGAGCTGGAATTTCTGGAAGGACGCAAGCGGCTGCCCGAGGGGAAGGTTTTCTCGCTGCTCAAGTTCTGA
- the ltaE gene encoding low-specificity L-threonine aldolase has translation MIDLRSDTVTRPGPGMRDAMMAAQVGDDVWGDDPTVNRLQATVAERTGKEAALFLPSGTQSNLAALMAHCERGDEYIVGQVAHTYKYEGGGAAVLGSIVPQPIENEADGTLPLSKVAAAIKHHGPGLGAHFARTRLLALEDTFNGQVLPAGYIRDAVALARDRGLAIHLDGARVCNAAVARGESLAQACGPFDSVSICFSKGLGAPVGSVLVGPHAFIERAHRWRKVLGGGMRQAGFLAAACLYALDHNLDRLAQDHANAEHLARGLGAIDGIAVQGQATNMVFVRFPEEECVPLQEYLAERGMLVQVAPTARLVTHLDVTQADLDAFVAAVKEFFSRV, from the coding sequence ATCATCGACCTGCGCAGCGACACCGTAACCCGGCCCGGTCCTGGGATGCGCGATGCCATGATGGCGGCCCAGGTCGGCGACGACGTGTGGGGGGACGACCCCACCGTCAACAGGCTACAGGCTACTGTGGCGGAGCGCACCGGCAAGGAGGCGGCCCTGTTCCTCCCCAGCGGCACCCAGAGCAACCTGGCGGCGCTGATGGCCCATTGCGAACGGGGCGACGAGTATATCGTGGGCCAGGTGGCCCATACCTACAAGTACGAAGGGGGCGGCGCGGCGGTGCTCGGTTCCATCGTGCCCCAGCCCATCGAGAACGAGGCTGACGGCACCCTGCCGCTTTCCAAGGTGGCGGCCGCCATCAAGCACCACGGCCCCGGACTGGGGGCGCACTTCGCCCGCACCCGGCTTCTGGCGCTGGAGGATACCTTCAACGGCCAGGTGCTTCCGGCCGGGTACATACGCGATGCCGTTGCCCTGGCCCGCGACCGGGGCCTGGCCATCCATCTGGACGGGGCGCGGGTCTGCAATGCGGCGGTGGCGCGTGGCGAAAGCCTGGCCCAGGCGTGCGGACCGTTCGATTCCGTCTCCATCTGTTTTTCCAAGGGGCTGGGAGCGCCGGTTGGGTCGGTGCTGGTGGGGCCGCATGCGTTCATCGAGCGCGCCCACCGCTGGCGCAAGGTGCTGGGGGGCGGCATGCGCCAGGCCGGGTTCCTGGCCGCGGCTTGTCTGTACGCCCTGGACCATAACCTCGACCGGCTGGCCCAGGACCACGCCAATGCCGAACACCTGGCCAGGGGACTCGGGGCCATAGACGGGATCGCGGTCCAGGGGCAGGCCACCAACATGGTGTTCGTCCGGTTCCCGGAAGAGGAGTGCGTACCGCTTCAGGAATACCTGGCCGAGCGGGGGATGCTGGTGCAGGTGGCGCCCACGGCGCGGCTGGTTACGCACCTGGACGTGACGCAGGCGGACCTGGATGCCTTTGTGGCTGCCGTGAAGGAATTTTTTAGTCGGGTGTGA
- a CDS encoding class I SAM-dependent rRNA methyltransferase, translating into MIRITLNKNEDKRIKAGHPWVFSNEIREVSDKTAAPGTAAELYDAGGGFIGCGHYNPRSLIAFRLFSRQPADLDQPEFYERRIASALAHRRALYPELTTFRAVYGESDFLPGLVVDKYGDYLSVQFLSAGMDQRRDQVVEALGRVFAPAGIIARNDVGVRQLEGLEEKVDVLAGDIPNLVEMEENGLRFQVNLREGQKTGGFLDQKENHLLLKGISTGKAVLDCFCYTGSWAVHAAAFGAASALGIDISARAVAQAARNAELNGLGGRATFEECDAFERLRSLHHEGRRFGVVVMDPPAFVKSRKNIAEATKGYLTVNRRALELLEPGGYLITCSCSFHMGREPFRDLLTQAARLARREVRLVSARAQAPDHPVLLSFPEAEYLKCFVVQAVG; encoded by the coding sequence ATGATCCGCATCACCCTGAACAAGAACGAAGACAAACGCATCAAGGCCGGCCATCCCTGGGTATTCAGCAACGAGATCCGGGAGGTTTCGGACAAAACCGCCGCGCCCGGCACTGCGGCCGAACTGTACGACGCCGGCGGCGGTTTCATCGGCTGCGGCCACTATAACCCCCGTTCCCTCATCGCCTTCCGGCTCTTCTCCCGTCAGCCTGCGGACCTGGACCAGCCCGAATTCTACGAGCGGCGCATCGCCTCCGCCCTGGCCCACCGCAGGGCGCTCTACCCCGAGTTGACGACCTTCCGGGCCGTGTACGGCGAGAGCGACTTCCTCCCCGGCCTGGTGGTGGACAAATACGGCGATTACCTGTCGGTGCAGTTCCTCTCCGCAGGCATGGACCAACGGCGCGATCAGGTGGTGGAAGCGCTCGGCCGGGTCTTTGCCCCGGCCGGGATCATCGCCAGAAACGACGTGGGGGTACGGCAGTTGGAAGGGCTGGAGGAAAAGGTGGACGTGCTGGCCGGCGACATCCCCAACCTGGTGGAGATGGAGGAGAACGGCCTCCGCTTTCAGGTGAACCTGCGGGAGGGGCAGAAGACCGGCGGCTTTCTGGACCAGAAGGAGAACCACCTGCTGCTCAAGGGGATCAGCACGGGGAAAGCGGTGCTGGACTGTTTCTGCTATACCGGGAGTTGGGCCGTCCATGCCGCTGCGTTCGGCGCGGCATCGGCGTTGGGGATCGACATCTCGGCCCGGGCCGTGGCCCAGGCCGCCCGCAACGCGGAGTTGAACGGACTGGGCGGCCGGGCGACCTTCGAGGAATGCGACGCCTTCGAGCGCCTCCGCTCCCTGCATCACGAGGGGCGGCGTTTCGGGGTGGTGGTCATGGACCCGCCCGCCTTTGTGAAAAGCCGCAAGAACATCGCCGAAGCCACCAAAGGGTATCTCACCGTCAACCGCCGCGCCCTGGAACTCCTGGAACCGGGCGGCTACCTGATCACCTGTTCCTGCTCCTTCCACATGGGGAGGGAGCCGTTCCGCGACCTGCTGACCCAGGCCGCCCGCCTGGCCCGGCGCGAGGTGCGCCTGGTCTCGGCCCGCGCCCAGGCCCCGGACCACCCGGTGTTGCTCTCTTTTCCCGAGGCGGAGTACCTGAAGTGCTTTGTGGTGCAGGCGGTGGGGTAG
- the surE gene encoding 5'/3'-nucleotidase SurE, producing MHIMVTNDDGIHAPGILALAEALGELGTVTVVAPDRERSAVGHSLTLHSPLRVFELRPGFYAVDGTPTDCVNMGIHSLLPHRPDLVVSGINHGANLGDDVTYSGTVAAAMEANLMGIPAIAVSLATLERTGHFDAAAGVALGIARQVAANGLPADTFLNVNIPNRPAGEMQPTLITRQGKRAFAGTIVDKTDPRGRKYYWIGSEAPAFNDDEGTDIHAVNRGHVSITPLHLDLTNYESMKVLSRWSL from the coding sequence ATGCACATCATGGTCACCAACGACGACGGCATCCACGCCCCCGGCATCCTGGCCCTGGCCGAGGCCCTGGGTGAGCTGGGCACCGTCACGGTCGTGGCGCCGGACCGGGAACGGAGCGCGGTCGGCCATTCCCTGACCTTGCACTCGCCGCTGCGGGTCTTCGAACTGCGGCCGGGGTTCTACGCCGTGGACGGCACGCCGACCGACTGCGTCAACATGGGCATCCACAGCCTGCTGCCCCACCGCCCCGACCTGGTGGTTTCCGGCATCAATCACGGCGCCAACCTGGGGGACGACGTAACCTATTCGGGCACGGTGGCGGCCGCCATGGAGGCCAACCTCATGGGCATCCCGGCCATCGCCGTCTCCCTGGCCACCCTTGAGCGCACCGGCCACTTCGACGCCGCCGCCGGAGTGGCCCTGGGGATTGCCCGGCAGGTCGCGGCCAACGGGTTGCCGGCCGACACCTTCCTCAACGTCAACATCCCCAACCGTCCGGCCGGGGAGATGCAGCCCACCCTCATCACCCGCCAGGGCAAACGCGCCTTCGCGGGCACGATCGTGGACAAGACCGACCCCCGGGGGCGCAAATACTACTGGATCGGCAGCGAAGCACCGGCCTTCAACGACGATGAAGGGACCGACATCCACGCCGTCAACCGCGGGCACGTCTCCATCACCCCGCTGCACCTGGATCTGACCAATTACGAATCCATGAAGGTTCTTTCCCGATGGTCCCTGTGA